In one window of Littorina saxatilis isolate snail1 linkage group LG11, US_GU_Lsax_2.0, whole genome shotgun sequence DNA:
- the LOC138980021 gene encoding uncharacterized protein isoform X1, giving the protein MEESMEMDRGVSPPVKVTKKRDVNVNLQTFESRMKDSLSFPSNPLTPKVVEKIALPVYLFTITATWYMGMFVVVPVLYQDALESDLLFHRCLMVLMYLEMMANWLCIRYVDSSYFTYLRKRWAKSGDRTSGADSFRNGGPSSVVNFNNSGGSGNRGESRGGGGGGVPSSGGGGGGGGFGGAGSYRGNGELPWKPNFNPARQTSYPYWSWVPCYVCEIMRPPRCHHCTICQTCVLKRDHHCFFAGNCVGWRNQRHFFVFVVWAFISICYAGYNSYYYLFSELWPVMRWFDLFLPVTLGRCVLGYIPGLVAFCVLIGTLLIYFLLLSFGFVQEHLLLVLKGVTSFETTSLKKTIEIKDTRGFAAKFRAVLGKYWLLNLLFPFHMVFDAVEDPENWPTIKVYRH; this is encoded by the exons ATGGAAGAGTCCATGGAGATGGACCGTGGCGTGAGCCCACCTGTCAAGGTCACCAAGAAGAGGGATGTCAACGTCAACCTTCAGACGTTCGAGTCCAGGATGAAGGACAGCTTATCTTTCCCTTCAAACCCTCTCACTCCCAAAGTCGTTGAAAA AATTGCACTGCCAGTGTACCTGTTCACCATCACCGCCACGTGGTACATGGGCATGTTCGTGGTGGTCCCCGTGCTCTACCAGGACGCCCTGGAGTCCGACCTCCTCTTCCACCGCTGCTTGATGGTGCTCATGTACCTCGAGATGATGGCCAACTGGCTGTGCATCCGCTACGTCGATTCCTCCTACTTCACCTACCTTAGAAAGCGCTGGGCCAAGAGCGGAGACCGGACTAGCGGAGCGGACTCTTTCAGAAACGGGGGTCCATCTTCTGTGGTCAATTTCAACAACTCAGGGGGTTCTGGAAACAGAGGAGAGtcgaggggagggggtggtggcgGTGTGCCTagcagtggtggtggtggtggaggaggaggtTTCGGCGGAGCAGGGAGTTACCGTGGAAACGGGGAGTTACCGTGGAAACCAAACTTCAACCCGGCGCGGCAGACCTCCTACCCGTACTGGTCGTGGGTGCCGTGCTACGTGTGTGAAATCATGCGTCCCCCGCGGTGTCACCATTGCACCATCTGCCAGACGTGCGTGCTCAAGCGCGACCACCATTGCTTCTTCGCCGGAAATTGCGTAGGCTGGCGGAACCAGCGCCATTTTTTCGTCTTCGTCGTCTGGGCTTTCATCAGCATCTGCTACGCGGGTTACAACTCCTACTACTACCTGTTTAGCGAGCTGTGGCCCGTGATGAGGTGGTTTGACCTGTTCCTTCCTGTCACCCTGGGTCGCTGTGTGCTTGGCTATATCCCAGGGTTGGTTGCCTTCTGTGTCCTGATCGGCACCCTCTTGATCtacttcctcctcctctctttcggcttcgtgcaggagcacctgCTGTTGGTTCTGAAAGGCGTAACGTCTTTTGAAACAACCAGCCTGAAGAAGACGATAGAAATCAAGGACACACGGGGCTTCGCGGCCAAGTTTCGAGCAGTGCTGGGAAAGTACTGGTTGTTGAACCTGTTGTTTCCATTCCACATGGTTTTTGACGCCGTAGAAGATCCAGAAAACTGGCCCACGATTAAAGTCTACCGTCACTGA
- the LOC138980021 gene encoding palmitoyltransferase ZDHHC22-like isoform X2: protein MGMFVVVPVLYQDALESDLLFHRCLMVLMYLEMMANWLCIRYVDSSYFTYLRKRWAKSGDRTSGADSFRNGGPSSVVNFNNSGGSGNRGESRGGGGGGVPSSGGGGGGGGFGGAGSYRGNGELPWKPNFNPARQTSYPYWSWVPCYVCEIMRPPRCHHCTICQTCVLKRDHHCFFAGNCVGWRNQRHFFVFVVWAFISICYAGYNSYYYLFSELWPVMRWFDLFLPVTLGRCVLGYIPGLVAFCVLIGTLLIYFLLLSFGFVQEHLLLVLKGVTSFETTSLKKTIEIKDTRGFAAKFRAVLGKYWLLNLLFPFHMVFDAVEDPENWPTIKVYRH, encoded by the coding sequence ATGGGCATGTTCGTGGTGGTCCCCGTGCTCTACCAGGACGCCCTGGAGTCCGACCTCCTCTTCCACCGCTGCTTGATGGTGCTCATGTACCTCGAGATGATGGCCAACTGGCTGTGCATCCGCTACGTCGATTCCTCCTACTTCACCTACCTTAGAAAGCGCTGGGCCAAGAGCGGAGACCGGACTAGCGGAGCGGACTCTTTCAGAAACGGGGGTCCATCTTCTGTGGTCAATTTCAACAACTCAGGGGGTTCTGGAAACAGAGGAGAGtcgaggggagggggtggtggcgGTGTGCCTagcagtggtggtggtggtggaggaggaggtTTCGGCGGAGCAGGGAGTTACCGTGGAAACGGGGAGTTACCGTGGAAACCAAACTTCAACCCGGCGCGGCAGACCTCCTACCCGTACTGGTCGTGGGTGCCGTGCTACGTGTGTGAAATCATGCGTCCCCCGCGGTGTCACCATTGCACCATCTGCCAGACGTGCGTGCTCAAGCGCGACCACCATTGCTTCTTCGCCGGAAATTGCGTAGGCTGGCGGAACCAGCGCCATTTTTTCGTCTTCGTCGTCTGGGCTTTCATCAGCATCTGCTACGCGGGTTACAACTCCTACTACTACCTGTTTAGCGAGCTGTGGCCCGTGATGAGGTGGTTTGACCTGTTCCTTCCTGTCACCCTGGGTCGCTGTGTGCTTGGCTATATCCCAGGGTTGGTTGCCTTCTGTGTCCTGATCGGCACCCTCTTGATCtacttcctcctcctctctttcggcttcgtgcaggagcacctgCTGTTGGTTCTGAAAGGCGTAACGTCTTTTGAAACAACCAGCCTGAAGAAGACGATAGAAATCAAGGACACACGGGGCTTCGCGGCCAAGTTTCGAGCAGTGCTGGGAAAGTACTGGTTGTTGAACCTGTTGTTTCCATTCCACATGGTTTTTGACGCCGTAGAAGATCCAGAAAACTGGCCCACGATTAAAGTCTACCGTCACTGA